A stretch of Spodoptera frugiperda isolate SF20-4 chromosome 6, AGI-APGP_CSIRO_Sfru_2.0, whole genome shotgun sequence DNA encodes these proteins:
- the LOC118267660 gene encoding uncharacterized protein LOC118267660 isoform X1, with product MKPTVDVRCIVCRLVFCCADCRWRHEKVAHNLAYDCPICRGYQFLCKPQQLNQDFIEHLTKEHTPLHCNKCNKIFKNMEDFLNIDKCTSISELVSQVNETGNSQMEKLEEKFDSIYEKANKYGDNIEGIIAVNKNTKTAVITPIVRKKNIVDYESSGSEDEDKIEVMTPHPTIVSKTPKLRRQRSATPHTKKLLTLMKQKVVEEYEETIGDEYDGSPANKHTPVRIENNEVTDLEKEMTTPTSHLPHLIKLTQIVTTSTPTHAACNGWPLFADQGADSPLSEIETTESAAQSMNIEPSKSDSDAVPPKLKSIIVTGSKTRIGSQDSSEKHVTFQDSHEGSIKTKKVKFADDTVFEQPKVKRVFRKPKRMLTPGPQKPRYCFNPRFQALINRFENQGIIMARTPKMREKNTNNQENTPPVGEPSTMQARAINFKEDSPQIESEYSKESNELFRTCIDTPEVGMNAISTLTTNIAGTLQNCLSSVLMNTEEETEIQFKFVITKRKVSVKRLVEECEGKPSEESDGIDTNQDSIKENIWSSVAKAVKNVFWGEQTSNIVATTPHRSFSLNSSSSSAKRKCDELSDTESPVNHKRHKYEGRIRGRPPLRSKTCVASLRSTMSAEQKSLFNDVTGNVDENMNLSF from the exons ATGAAACCAACTGTTGAC GTACGATGTATAGTGTGTCGATTAGTTTTCTGCTGCGCCGATTGTCGATGGAGGCATGAGAAAGTAGCTCACAATCTCGCGTACGACTGCCCCATCTGTCGAGGATACCAGTTTCTATGCAAACCTCAACAACTTAATCAAGATTTCATTGAACACTTAACTAAAGAACACACCCCATTACACTGTAATAAgtgcaacaaaatatttaaaaatatggaaGATTTCCTAAATATAGACAAGTGTACAAGCATCTCTGAGCTAGTTAGCCAAGTGAATGAAACAGGGAATTCACAAATGGAAAAACTAGAAGAGAAATTCGATTCAATTTATGAAAAAGCTAACAAATATGGAGACAACATAGAAGGGATAATAGCTGTTAATAAGAATACTAAGACTGCTGTTATAACACCAATAGTTAGGAAGAAAAACATAGTCGATTATGAGTCCAGTGGCTCTGAAGATGAAGATAAGATAGAAGTTATGACTCCTCATCCGACAATTGTTTCCAAAACTCCAAAACTGAGAAGGCAAAGATCAGCTACTCCTCACACCAAAAAGCTACTGACTTTGATGAAGCAGAAGGTTGTGGAAGAGTATGAGGAGACCATTGGTGATGAATATGATGGGTCACCGGCTAATAAGCACACACCAGTGAGAATAGAAAACAATGAAG TTACAGATCTTGAAAAGGAAATGACGACCCCCACATCCCACTTGCCGCACCTCATCAAGTTAACTCAGATAGTTACCACGAGCACGCCTACTCACGCTGCCTGTAACGGCTGGCCATTATTCGCTGACCAGGGAGCTGACTCTCCACTCTCAGAGATTGAGACCACCGAGAGTGCAGCCCAGAGCATGAACATTGAG cCATCAAAGTCAGATTCGGATGCTGTCCCACCAAAGCTAAAGAGCATTATAGTGACAGGCAGCAAAACTCGTATTGGGAGTCAAGATAGTTCAGAGAAACATGTCACATTCCAAGATTCACACGAGGGCtccataaaaacaaagaaagttaAGTTCGCTGATGACACCGTCTTCGAACAACCCAAGGTTAAACGAG TGTTCAGAAAACCAAAGAGAATGCTAACACCTGGGCCACAGAAACCGAGATATTGTTTCAATCCTCGCTTCCAAGCGTTGATCAATCGCTTTGAAAATCAGGGCATAATCATGGCGAGGACTCCGAAGATGAGGGAGAAGAATACTAACAACCAGGAAAACACTCCGCCAGTCGGGGAGCCCTCAACCATGCAAGCTCGTGCCATAAACTTTAAAGAAGACAGTCCCCAAATCGAATCAGAATACTCAAAAGAATCGAATGAATTATTCAGAACATGTATCGATACTCCAGAAGTAGGCATGAACGCAATATCAACATTAACAACGAACATAGCTGGGACGCTACAAAACTGCCTTTCATCAGTTTTAATGAACACGGAGGAAGAAACGGAAATTCAGTTTAAGTTTGTTATAACGAAAAGGAAAGTTAGTGTCAAGAGGCTCGTGGAGGAATGTGAAGGCAAGCCGAGTGAAGAGTCCGACGGAATCGATACGAATCAGGATTCGATTAAAGAGAACATCTGGTCGAGCGTTGCAAAAGCAGTGAAAAATGTGTTTTGGGGTGAGCAGACATCTAATATCG TTGCAACAACACCACACAGATCCTTCTCATTAAATTCGTCATCTTCATCAGCAAAACGCAAATGTGACGAGCTCTCTGACACCGAAAGTCCAGTGAACCACAAGAGGCATAAATATGAAGGGAGGATCAGAGGCAGACCACCTCTGAggagcaagacctgtgtggccAGCTTGAGGAGCACCATGTCAGCAGAACAGAAGTCTTTGTTCAATGATGTCACTGGAAATGTGGATGAAAATATGAATTTGAGTTTTTAA
- the LOC118267660 gene encoding uncharacterized protein LOC118267660 isoform X2, producing the protein MKPTVDVRCIVCRLVFCCADCRWRHEKVAHNLAYDCPICRGYQFLCKPQQLNQDFIEHLTKEHTPLHCNKCNKIFKNMEDFLNIDKCTSISELVSQVNETGNSQMEKLEEKFDSIYEKANKYGDNIEGIIAVNKNTKTAVITPIVRKKNIVDYESSGSEDEDKIEVMTPHPTIVSKTPKLRRQRSATPHTKKLLTLMKQKVVEEYEETIGDEYDGSPANKHTPVRIENNEDLEKEMTTPTSHLPHLIKLTQIVTTSTPTHAACNGWPLFADQGADSPLSEIETTESAAQSMNIEPSKSDSDAVPPKLKSIIVTGSKTRIGSQDSSEKHVTFQDSHEGSIKTKKVKFADDTVFEQPKVKRVFRKPKRMLTPGPQKPRYCFNPRFQALINRFENQGIIMARTPKMREKNTNNQENTPPVGEPSTMQARAINFKEDSPQIESEYSKESNELFRTCIDTPEVGMNAISTLTTNIAGTLQNCLSSVLMNTEEETEIQFKFVITKRKVSVKRLVEECEGKPSEESDGIDTNQDSIKENIWSSVAKAVKNVFWGEQTSNIVATTPHRSFSLNSSSSSAKRKCDELSDTESPVNHKRHKYEGRIRGRPPLRSKTCVASLRSTMSAEQKSLFNDVTGNVDENMNLSF; encoded by the exons ATGAAACCAACTGTTGAC GTACGATGTATAGTGTGTCGATTAGTTTTCTGCTGCGCCGATTGTCGATGGAGGCATGAGAAAGTAGCTCACAATCTCGCGTACGACTGCCCCATCTGTCGAGGATACCAGTTTCTATGCAAACCTCAACAACTTAATCAAGATTTCATTGAACACTTAACTAAAGAACACACCCCATTACACTGTAATAAgtgcaacaaaatatttaaaaatatggaaGATTTCCTAAATATAGACAAGTGTACAAGCATCTCTGAGCTAGTTAGCCAAGTGAATGAAACAGGGAATTCACAAATGGAAAAACTAGAAGAGAAATTCGATTCAATTTATGAAAAAGCTAACAAATATGGAGACAACATAGAAGGGATAATAGCTGTTAATAAGAATACTAAGACTGCTGTTATAACACCAATAGTTAGGAAGAAAAACATAGTCGATTATGAGTCCAGTGGCTCTGAAGATGAAGATAAGATAGAAGTTATGACTCCTCATCCGACAATTGTTTCCAAAACTCCAAAACTGAGAAGGCAAAGATCAGCTACTCCTCACACCAAAAAGCTACTGACTTTGATGAAGCAGAAGGTTGTGGAAGAGTATGAGGAGACCATTGGTGATGAATATGATGGGTCACCGGCTAATAAGCACACACCAGTGAGAATAGAAAACAATGAAG ATCTTGAAAAGGAAATGACGACCCCCACATCCCACTTGCCGCACCTCATCAAGTTAACTCAGATAGTTACCACGAGCACGCCTACTCACGCTGCCTGTAACGGCTGGCCATTATTCGCTGACCAGGGAGCTGACTCTCCACTCTCAGAGATTGAGACCACCGAGAGTGCAGCCCAGAGCATGAACATTGAG cCATCAAAGTCAGATTCGGATGCTGTCCCACCAAAGCTAAAGAGCATTATAGTGACAGGCAGCAAAACTCGTATTGGGAGTCAAGATAGTTCAGAGAAACATGTCACATTCCAAGATTCACACGAGGGCtccataaaaacaaagaaagttaAGTTCGCTGATGACACCGTCTTCGAACAACCCAAGGTTAAACGAG TGTTCAGAAAACCAAAGAGAATGCTAACACCTGGGCCACAGAAACCGAGATATTGTTTCAATCCTCGCTTCCAAGCGTTGATCAATCGCTTTGAAAATCAGGGCATAATCATGGCGAGGACTCCGAAGATGAGGGAGAAGAATACTAACAACCAGGAAAACACTCCGCCAGTCGGGGAGCCCTCAACCATGCAAGCTCGTGCCATAAACTTTAAAGAAGACAGTCCCCAAATCGAATCAGAATACTCAAAAGAATCGAATGAATTATTCAGAACATGTATCGATACTCCAGAAGTAGGCATGAACGCAATATCAACATTAACAACGAACATAGCTGGGACGCTACAAAACTGCCTTTCATCAGTTTTAATGAACACGGAGGAAGAAACGGAAATTCAGTTTAAGTTTGTTATAACGAAAAGGAAAGTTAGTGTCAAGAGGCTCGTGGAGGAATGTGAAGGCAAGCCGAGTGAAGAGTCCGACGGAATCGATACGAATCAGGATTCGATTAAAGAGAACATCTGGTCGAGCGTTGCAAAAGCAGTGAAAAATGTGTTTTGGGGTGAGCAGACATCTAATATCG TTGCAACAACACCACACAGATCCTTCTCATTAAATTCGTCATCTTCATCAGCAAAACGCAAATGTGACGAGCTCTCTGACACCGAAAGTCCAGTGAACCACAAGAGGCATAAATATGAAGGGAGGATCAGAGGCAGACCACCTCTGAggagcaagacctgtgtggccAGCTTGAGGAGCACCATGTCAGCAGAACAGAAGTCTTTGTTCAATGATGTCACTGGAAATGTGGATGAAAATATGAATTTGAGTTTTTAA